The window ACCGCGGACCCCGTGCGGGCCAACGAGTTCGCTGAGCACGCCGTCGCGGGCGGGCACGAGGGGGTGGTCGTGAAGGACCTGGCCTCGACCTACGCGGCGGGTCGGCGCGGTGGGGCGTGGGTGAAGGTCAAACCCGTCCACACCCTCGACCTCGTGGTGCTGGCCGTGGAGCGCGGGTCGGGCCGGCGCAGCCAGTGGCTCTCGAACATCCACCTGGGCGCCCGGGACCCCGCGACCGGGGGTTTCGTCATGCTCGGCAAGACGTTCAAGGGCATGACGGACGAGGTGCTGCGCTGGCAGACGCAGCGGTTCCGCGAACTGGCCGTCGACGACTCCGGGTACGTCGTCACGGTCCGGCCCGAGCAGGTGGTGGAGATCGCCTTCGACGGGCTGCAGCGCTCGACCCGCTACCCCGGCGGGCTCGCCCTGCGGTTCGCGCGCGTCGTGCGCTACCGGGAGGACAAGACCGCCGAGGAGGCGGACACGATCGAGACGGTCAGAGGTATCGCGTCGGGTCGAAGTCGGCCAGCGGGATGATCCGGACGCGGGGCAGCACGACATTGAACGCGCGCACGTCGTCCTCGAGGTCGAAGACCTTCAGCCCGCGTTCGGCCAGCGGCGCGTACTGCGAGTTCATGAACTCGCGGAACCCGACCATGCCGACGAGCCGGTCCCCGGTCAGGAGCCGGTCGACCTGCGGCAGGAAGTCGACGTCGTGGGAGCCGAGCAGGACGTCGCCCTCGCGGTTCACCAGGGCGTCCAGCGTGCGCTGGATGCCGATGTCGACGACCTTCTCCCCCGGGCCGCCGGCCAGCGGGATGGGCTGGTAGCCGATCGCGAGCAGCGCGGAGACGAACGACATCGGCAGGTGCCCGTTGGAGGCGTTGAGGAAGAACAGGCCCTTGGCGGGCTGCTGGAACGTGTCGCGGGCGAACTTCAGCAGCCGTTCCCAGCGCGGGCGCTGCTCGGGCCCGGGACGCCCGTCGAGGATCGACGCCCCGAGGGTCGCATCGATGTTCTCGCCGTCCACGACGACGTACGTCGTCCGTTCACCGTCCGCAGCCACCCCTGGAGGCTATGCCATGCGGGCGGGCGCTCGACCCTGGTGCGAGCCCCGCCGACGGGCTGAGCGACGGGCGGGACGGCGGGCCGGTCGTACTCGCGCGGTCGGGCGCTCCCCGGCGCTGCGACGTTCGAGACCTCCCCCGGCACGCGGCGGGGAAGTGTAACGATCAGCACAGGACACCCGCACCCGGACAGCCGAACGACCCCCGCCGGGGGGTCACCTCTGTGGCACGCTGTCCATCGTGACTGAGCA of the Kineococcus rhizosphaerae genome contains:
- a CDS encoding NYN domain-containing protein; this encodes MAADGERTTYVVVDGENIDATLGASILDGRPGPEQRPRWERLLKFARDTFQQPAKGLFFLNASNGHLPMSFVSALLAIGYQPIPLAGGPGEKVVDIGIQRTLDALVNREGDVLLGSHDVDFLPQVDRLLTGDRLVGMVGFREFMNSQYAPLAERGLKVFDLEDDVRAFNVVLPRVRIIPLADFDPTRYL